TGTGAACGCTACATCAGCGATCCCGGTTACCGCTTCGTCGAGGCCCGCAGTCCAGAGCGTGAGCGTGGCGATGTCGACTACACGGCCAGCGTCGATGAGCTGAATCGCGCCAAGCAGCAGACTTTCGAACAAATGATCGATCAGCAATTGTCTGACGGTCAGTGCGGCGCTTTTCTGGTGTGGGGCGACCCGGCGTTGTACGACAGCACGATTCGCATTCTGCAGGCGATTATGGCCTCGGGTCGTTGTGCGTTCGAGTTTGAGGTGATCCCCGGCATTACCAGTGTTCAGGCGCTAGCCGCGCAGCACAAAGTGCCGCTGAACGGCATTGGCCGTTCGGTCGAGATCACCACGGGACGGCGCCTGGCCGCGGGGCAGGTCAGTGACGCAGACAGTCTGGTGGTGATGCTTGATGCTGAAGATGCCTACCGATGTGTGGCCGATCCGCAAACCGACATTTACTGGGGCGCCTACCTGGGCACAGCGGACGAGATTCTGATCAGCGGCAAAGTGGGAGCGGTGGCGGATGAGATCGAGCGGGTGCGCAAGGCAGCCCGGGCTGAGCATGGCTGGATAATGGATACCTATTTGTTGCGCAAGCCTTAGGTTTGCGACGTCCCGACTGGCCTCATCGCCGGCAAGCCAGCTCCCACAGGTTTTTGCGCTGTTTGCAGAGGTGGTAAACACCACAAATCACTGCGGGAGCTGGCTTGCCAGCGATGGGGCCCTAAAGAACACCTCAGGAACTGGCACTAAACCCACGCCCAAATCGCTCGCGATACACAGATGGCGGCACGCCGACCACGCCGCGAAAGGCCACGCGAAAACTCTCGACCGAGCGATACCCGCAACGCTGCGCAATGCGTTCGGTGTTGTCCGCTGTGCTCTCCAGCAACTCCCGCGCCCGCGCCAATCGTTCATGTTGCAGCCACGCCTTGGGCGACTGTCCGCTGGCTTCGCTGAAACGTCGTAAAAATGTCCGTTCGCTCATCGCCGCTTCACTGGCCAGATCGCGCACTTCCAGCGGTTCGTGCAGTCGCTCACGGGCCCATTGCATGATCCGCGACAGATCGTTGCGCGGTGTCCGGCTGACCGGGGTCGGGATGAATTGCGCCTGACCGCCGGTGCGTTGCGGCGACATCACCAGACGGCGGGCGACCGCATTGGCGACCTGCGTGCCGAAGTCCCGTGCCACCAGATGCAGGCAGGCATCAATTCCCGCAGCGCTGCCCGCCGAGGTGATCAATTGTCCCGAATCGACGTAAAGCACATCCGGGTTGACCTCGATCGCCGGAAACCGCTGTGCCAGTTCTGTGGTGTAGCGCCAATGCGTCGTCGCGGTATGGCCGTTGAGCAAACCACTGGCCGCCAGTACAAAAACCCCGGAGCAAATCGACAATAACCGCGCGCCACGAGCGTGAGCGTCGCGCAGTGCCTCGATCAGCGCCGGCGGCACCGTTGCCTCACGGTCGCGCCAGCCGGGAATGACGATGGTGCGCGCCTCGCGGAGCAATTCCAGCCCGCCATCAGCGATCACTTGAATGCCGCCCATGGCGCGCATCGGCCCTTGATCGACGGCGGCAATCGCGTGCTCGTACCACGGGAAATCGAACTCCGGGCGGGCGAGGCCAAAGATCTCCACGGCAATGCCGAACTCGAAGGTACAGAGACCGTCATAGGCCAGAATGGCGACCAGACCTGGTGAAGTAGGCATTTGGCGGAAAATTCCCGGTGAGTGTCTTATGCGCCACTGTAGCGGTTTGCGCTGGCTCGATAAAGTCTGCTCAACCCCACCGAACTACAGGATTGAACAACATGCCTAGCCTGGTCAGCCACATTCCCGCAGCCCCATCGGCGGTTGCCTTCGCACATTTCAGCGCCCGTCTGACGTTCGAAACCGATTGTTCCGACGTCCATAGCAGTCACGAGGCCGGCGACGCCGATTTCGTCTTGCTCGACGTGCGCGGCCCGCTGGCTTACGAACGCGGGCATGTGCCGGGCGCGATCAACATGCCGACACGGTTACTCACCGTGGAAAACCTGGCGAACTATCCGCAAGACACATTGCTCGTAGTCTATTGCGCAGGTCCGCACTGCAACGGCGCGAACAAGGCGGCGGTGAAACTGGCGGCGCTGGGTTATCCGGTCAAGGAAATGATCGGCGGTGTCACCGGATGGCTGGATGAAGGCTTCGAATTAAACATCCCACAAAACCAATCCACCATCAGCTGCGCCTGCTGATCTACCTGTAGGAGCTGCCGCAGGCTCGGGCCGCGTTCGGACGATCTTTTGATCTTGTTTTATAGAAAAAAAATAAAAAGATCGCAGCCTG
This window of the Pseudomonas fluorescens genome carries:
- the cobF gene encoding precorrin-6A synthase (deacetylating), which gives rise to MKQLLVIGIGAGNPDYITMQAVKALNRADVFFLMDKGQSKDSLIKLRREICERYISDPGYRFVEARSPERERGDVDYTASVDELNRAKQQTFEQMIDQQLSDGQCGAFLVWGDPALYDSTIRILQAIMASGRCAFEFEVIPGITSVQALAAQHKVPLNGIGRSVEITTGRRLAAGQVSDADSLVVMLDAEDAYRCVADPQTDIYWGAYLGTADEILISGKVGAVADEIERVRKAARAEHGWIMDTYLLRKP
- the ftrA gene encoding transcriptional regulator FtrA, translated to MPTSPGLVAILAYDGLCTFEFGIAVEIFGLARPEFDFPWYEHAIAAVDQGPMRAMGGIQVIADGGLELLREARTIVIPGWRDREATVPPALIEALRDAHARGARLLSICSGVFVLAASGLLNGHTATTHWRYTTELAQRFPAIEVNPDVLYVDSGQLITSAGSAAGIDACLHLVARDFGTQVANAVARRLVMSPQRTGGQAQFIPTPVSRTPRNDLSRIMQWARERLHEPLEVRDLASEAAMSERTFLRRFSEASGQSPKAWLQHERLARARELLESTADNTERIAQRCGYRSVESFRVAFRGVVGVPPSVYRERFGRGFSASS
- a CDS encoding rhodanese-like domain-containing protein; amino-acid sequence: MPSLVSHIPAAPSAVAFAHFSARLTFETDCSDVHSSHEAGDADFVLLDVRGPLAYERGHVPGAINMPTRLLTVENLANYPQDTLLVVYCAGPHCNGANKAAVKLAALGYPVKEMIGGVTGWLDEGFELNIPQNQSTISCAC